GCCGGCGACGACCGCGGCGGCCCGCGCCGTCTCGAAGAGCCGCTGGGTCCCCCGCGGCGAGACGCCGACCTCGACGCGGCGGTCTTCCCGCGTCGCGCGGGCGACCGAGGCCGCGTACGAGAGCAGGTCGTCGTCGACGCGGACCGACTCCGGCACCGCACGGAGGTCGGCGACGGCGTCCGCATCGAGCACGCGGTCGACGGTCGGCGCCTGTGCGACCCGGCCCGCGCGCCGGCGCAGCAGCTCGACCTCGCCCGCCTCGTCCGGGTAGCCGATGGCAGTCTTGATCGTGAACCGGTCGAGTTGGGGCTCTGGGAGCGGGAACGCGCCCTCGCTTTCGACCGGGTTCTGCGTCGCGATGACGTAGAAGGGGTCGGGGAGGTCGTGGGTCTCCCCGTCGACGGTCACCTGTCCCTCCTCCATCGCCTCCAGTAAGGCGGCCTGCGTCTTCGGCGGGGCGCGGTTGATCTCGTCGGCGAGGACGACGTTCGCGAATATCGGGCCGGGCGAGAAGACGAACGAGCCGTCGCCCTCGTCGAACACGTTCGTCCCGGTCACGTCGCTGGGGAGGAGGTCCGGCGTGAACTGGACCCGCGAGAACTCCAGTCCCAGCGCGGCCGCGAACGAGCGCGCAGAGAGGGTCTTTCCGGTGCCGGGGACGTCTTCCAAGAGGACGTGACCGCGGGCGAGAATGCCCAGCGTGACGCGGTCGAGGAACTCGCGGTCGGCGACGACCGCGCCGCCGACCTCGTCGACGACCCGCGAGCAGGCCGCCGCGGCTTCGGGGACGTTCATACGGAGTGCACACGATCCGCCGCAAAAAGCGTTGTCAGCGGTCGGGGTCCGCGGGCCGCCCGCCGACGAATCGTCGCGGACGATCGAAACGCATAACAGCGGAACCGGCCAACCCGAAAGTGAGCCGAGGTAGCCTAGCCTGGCCAAGGCGGTAGATTCGAAATCTACTGTCCATTCGGACACCGGAGTTCAAATCTCCGCCTCGGCGCTTCTCTCGACGACTCTACCGACCAGCGACCGGTCTCGCCGCGAATTCTCCGACGGCGCTACTTAAAAGGACTCGCGGTGACCCCTACGGCTCCCCGCCGAGCAGTTCCTGCTCGGAGCCGGAATCGCCGCGCAGCCGACGGCGGCGCTTGTCGTAGGCGGCTTCCAGTTTCGCGTTGGTCGCCCGCGAGAGCAGGTAGAGGTCGGCCTCGTCGTCGTCTCGGGGGTGCGCGCTCGCGACCCAGACGTGGCCGTCGCCCGCCGACAGGTCGTCGGCCCAGCGCTCCGCGGCGGCGCGGCTCTCGAACGCGTGGCGGGAGCCGTCCTCGAAGACGAGCCGGCCCACCTTCGCGTTGCGTTTGCGCGCAGAGGGTTTCACCGCGACGACGACGCTCACGGGTCACGTTCGGGCGGCATCGCTTAAAAACCCCGTCAGACGTGAGACGCGCGTCCCCGTCAGTCGTCCGCGACCGCGTCGGGGTCCGCGTCCGTGGCGTCTGCCTCCGCCGCCAGCAGGCGGTCCAGCCCGTCCACCATCGCGACGACGCTGGCGCGCGTGATGTCCGCGTCCGTCGAGGAGACGCTCACGGAGCGGTCGCCCCGCGAGAGGTCGACCTCGACCGTGACGACGGCGTCGGTCCCGCCCGTGATCGCGTCGACGTGGTACGAGTCGAGTTCGAAGGAGACGCCCTCTCCCGCCGCGTCGTCCGCGAGTGCGGCCCGGACCGCTTCCAGTCCGGCGTCGACGGGCCCGGCGCCCGTGCCGGAGGCGACGCGCTTGTCGTCGCCGATGCGGAGCCGGACCGACGCGGTCGGGAGGTTCCCGCCGGAGGTGGCCGAGAGGTCGACGAGTTCGACGTGTCGGTCGCGCTCGCGGCCCTGCACGTCTTCGGTGATCGCGAGCAGGTCGGCGTCGGTGACGCGCTTCCCGCGGTCGCCGAGCTCTTTCACCCGGCGGACGACCTCGCTCAACTCGTCGTCGTCGACCGCCACGTCGTGCTCGGCGAGGGCCGCCTTGACGCCCGCGCGCCCGGCGTGTTTCCCGAGGACAAGCCGTCGCTCGCGGCCCACGCGCTCCGGCGGATACGGCTCGTACATCGTCCCGTCTTTCAGCGTGCCGTCGGTGTGGATGCCCGACTCGTGCGCGAAGGCGTTGGCGCCGCAGACCGCCTTGTTCGGCGGGAGCGCGACGCCGGTCGCCTCGCTCACGGTCCGGCAGAGCCGGTAGAGCCGTTCCAGATCGACGGTGTCGATGTCGTAGGAGCGATTGAGCGCGATGGCCACCTCCTCTAAGGCGACGTTGCCGGCGCGCTCGCCGACGCCCATGACGGTCCCGTGGACCGTGTCGGCGCCGGCCTTCAGCCCGGCGTGGACGTTCGCCACGCCGAACCCGAGGTCGTCGTGGGTGTGGAGGCTCGTCGGGCCCAGGTCGGCGAGCCGCGAGACGACTTCGGCGGTCCGCTCCGGATCGGCCGCGCCGACGGTATCGCAGTAGCAGATCCGGTCGGCGCCGGCGTCGAGCCCGGCGCCCAGCAGCCGTTCGAGGTAGTCGAGTTCGGCGCGCGAGCCGTCCTCCCCGAGCACCTCGACCCAGAGGCCGTGGTCTTTCGCGTACTCGACGAGTTCGACGGTCGTCTCGACGACCGCCTCGCGGGTCGAGCCGACCTTCGTCTCGACGTGCTTGTCGGAGGCGGGCACGACCAGATTGACGCCGTCGACCCCGCAGTCGAGGGCGTGGTCGATGTCGGCTTGCACGCCGCGGGCGAAACTCGTCACGGTGGCGTCGAGCCCCTCGTCGGCCACGCGGCGGATGGCCTCGCGTTCGCCCTCGGACGTGCACGCCGAGCCGGCCTCGATCAGGTGCATCCCGGCGGCGTCGAGTTCGCGGGCGATGTCGACCTTCTCGCTCGGCGTGAGCGAGACGCCCGGCATCTGTTCGCCGTCGCGCAGCGTGGTGTCTAACAGCTGTACCTCGTCGAGTGTGGTGAGTGGTGTTCGGGTCAAAAGAGAGTCCGTCGGCTTGTCAGTAGGTTCGGGACCGGTACCGCCGCGGGGCGGCCGCGCCCCGGAGTCGTTATCGTCGGAGAATTTCGCGGCCAGCCGCCGTGAGGCGACTTCCTCTATCCTCCGAACGATCACGAGCGTCTCGTGTCATTCGTATCCGTGCCGACGTATCACACACTGATAAAATCGTCGGGTCGTGACAGCAATACGCAGGCCGGGCGCGCCGTGTGTTCGTTCGATGCCGACAGGACCGACGCTCGCCGCGGGGACACGGTTATACGGCCGCCGTCGGACAACCCGGTATGCAGAAAGCCGCTATCGACGACGTCGACGTCGTCGCGAACCCGATGGGCGTCCACGACGTGCGAAAGCCGGTCTCGAGGGCGCTCGGGACCGAACACGTCGCGATGAACTACTTCGAACTCGCGCCCGGCGAGGCGTTCGCGGGCGGGCTCCACACCCACGGCGATCAAGAAGAGGTGTTCTACGTCCTCTCGGGGGTCGCCACCTTCGAGGTGGGGCGAGACCACGAGCGCGTCGACGTCGAGGCCGGCGAGCTGATCCGCTTTGCGCCGGGCGAGTTCCAGTCCGGCTTCGTGCGCGAGGACGCCGACGAGGACGTGGTCGCGTGGGCGTTCGGCGCGCCCGGCGCGCGTCACGACTGGGACCAGATCGAGTCGCTGATCGAGTGCCGCGAGTGCGACGCGGAGCGCGTCCACGCGACCGAACTGACCGACGCGGGACGGTTCCGCTTCACCTGCACCGAGTGCGGCACGTCGTTTTCGCCGTGAGGCTGTCGTCCGCTCTGCGTCGGTCCGGGTCGCCGGCTCACCCCAGAAGCGACCGGAGCGTTCGCCGCCCGGTCCCACACCGGTCCCGGTAGTCGCAGGCGGTGCATCGGTCGTCGTCGACGCGCGAGGGCGGCCCGTCGATGGCTCGCGCTGCCCGAAGCGCCCGCCGGTAGGCCGCCTTCGCCCGCGTCGTGAGCCGCACCTCGCGCACGACGCCGACGCTCGGGTACTCGACGAGCGCGCGCGGCACTTCCCGCTCTCGCTCCCACGCGAGCGCCTTGGCCACGCCGACGGCCCTGACCGTCTGTGGCTCCCAGACGCCGTTTTCGGGCGGTTCGCCCGGTGAGACGACGGTCGGAACCGGTGGGCCGTCGCCGTCGTCGAGAATCTTGTGTACGGTTCCGCGGCAGTCCTTCCCGGCCCGCCCGACGCGCTCGAACTCCGGGTCGACGAGGCGGGCGTAGTCGTCCCGCTCGCTGAGTCGCGCGAGGTTCCGGCGGTACGCCGCCGGCGAACGTCGGATCGGGAGCCGGCGGAGCGTCGCGTCCGGCGCGCCGGCGAGCGTCGGGTACCGATAGGCGAGGTCCATCCGAGCCCGCGTCGTCTCGGGCACGTCTCGGTCGCCGTCGCGGCGCGCGTAGTAGAGCTGTCGCGGGCAGTAGGCCGCGCGAGCGAGGTCGCTGAAGGGTGTCACGGTGCGTCTGGCCGCGGCTCGGCGGAAAAGCGGGGGGATGGCGGAGGCGGTTCGATCTGACGGTCCGGCGTCGTGGCCGTGTCGCTCGCCGGCGGACTATCGCCGGATCTGGTCGAGGTCGGCCACCAGCCGCCGCAGCGCCTCCCGCGTCACGTGCGGCATACAGACGACGCGGAGCTCGCCGCTCGCCGTGCGCGACACCTTCCAGCCCGCCTCCCGGAGGGCGTCGAACTCGGGCTCCGGGACCGCGGCGGCCACGAGCGGGAGCTCCGGGTCGACCACGTCGTACCCCCGCTCGTCGAGGGCGGCCGCGAGCCACTCGGCGTTGGCGGCCGCGCGGTCGGCCGCCTCCCGGTACCCCTCCCGCCACAGCGCCTCCATCGCGGCGACCGCGCCGGCGACGCCCGCGCCGCTCCGCGTTCCCGTCAGCGTGGCCTGCGACCGCGTCTCGAGATACGGCGTGTCGACCGCGAGCGCGTCCAGCGCCGCGGCGTCACGCGCGAGGAGGCCGCCGGCCGGCACCGGCGCCTGTCCGAACTTGTGCGGGTCGATGGTCAGCGTGTCGACGGGGGCGTCGGCGAACAACCAGTCTGCGTCGGTAAACGGTAACACGAAGCCGCCCCACGCGGCGTCGACGTGCATCCGGGCCCCGGCGTCGTGAGCGATCCGCGTCAACGCCGGAATCGGATCTACGCGCCCGTACTCCGTGCTTCCGGCGACGCCGACGACCAGCGCGGTCGTCTCGTCGACGGCCGCCTCGACGGCATCGGTCCGGGCCCGGTACTCGTCGTCGACGGGTACGGTCCGGAGCTCCACGTCGAGCAGCTCCGCGGCCTTATGAAAGGAGAAGTGGCCGCTCTCGGGCACGACGACGTTCACGTCGCCCGCGTCGTGGCGGTTTCGCGCGGACCGGACCGCCTGCACGTTCGCCTCCGTCCCGCCCGAGGTGACGTACCCGGTGGCGTCGGTCGGCGTCGGGTGGTCGGTGACCGTGGCGAGCAGTTCGACCGCGCGTGCTTCCAGCGCCGCTATCGACTCGTAGGTGGCCGGATCGCCCGGATTCGTCGCGAGGTATCGCTCCGCCGCCTCCCGAGCCGCCGGATGCGGCTCCGTACACATCGAGGAGAGGACCCGGTCGAACGACTGCGGCTCGGGCTGCTGCATTTGACCACCCATTGCCGCGGCGGGGTCTTACCCGTTCCGCTCCGTGACACCGAGTCGCCGCTCCTCGCCCGCGTCAGCGGACCGAATCGAGGAGGAGCCGCTGTTCGGTCCGTTTCACTTCGTGTTGGACGTCCCGCACCGCGTCGATGTTCGCCGAGATAGACGAGACCCCCTCGTCGACGAGGAACTCGACCATCTCCGTCTTCGATCCGGCCTGCCCGCAGATGCTCGTGTCGACGCCGAGTTCGCGGCAGGTCTCTATCGTGTCGCCGATGAGCTTGAGCACGGCCGGGTGCAACTCGTCGAAGCGGCCGGCGACGTGTTCGTTGTTGCGGTCGACCGCCAGCGTGTACTGGGTGAGGTCGTTGGTTCCGAAGGAGGCGAAGTCGATGCCGGCGGCCGCGAGCTCTTCGATCTGTAAGGCGCTCGCCGGCGTCTCGATCATGACGCCCCACCGGCGCGCGTCGGGGTCGATCCCCGTCTCTCGCATGTGCGCTTTGATCCCCTCGATGTCG
This genomic window from Halorubrum sp. PV6 contains:
- a CDS encoding MoxR family ATPase, which translates into the protein MNVPEAAAACSRVVDEVGGAVVADREFLDRVTLGILARGHVLLEDVPGTGKTLSARSFAAALGLEFSRVQFTPDLLPSDVTGTNVFDEGDGSFVFSPGPIFANVVLADEINRAPPKTQAALLEAMEEGQVTVDGETHDLPDPFYVIATQNPVESEGAFPLPEPQLDRFTIKTAIGYPDEAGEVELLRRRAGRVAQAPTVDRVLDADAVADLRAVPESVRVDDDLLSYAASVARATREDRRVEVGVSPRGTQRLFETARAAAVVAGREFVTPDDVKRVAEPALAHRLVLTPDAAVNDADKRDVIADVLDRVAVPTVETTEA
- a CDS encoding (R)-citramalate synthase, with product MTRTPLTTLDEVQLLDTTLRDGEQMPGVSLTPSEKVDIARELDAAGMHLIEAGSACTSEGEREAIRRVADEGLDATVTSFARGVQADIDHALDCGVDGVNLVVPASDKHVETKVGSTREAVVETTVELVEYAKDHGLWVEVLGEDGSRAELDYLERLLGAGLDAGADRICYCDTVGAADPERTAEVVSRLADLGPTSLHTHDDLGFGVANVHAGLKAGADTVHGTVMGVGERAGNVALEEVAIALNRSYDIDTVDLERLYRLCRTVSEATGVALPPNKAVCGANAFAHESGIHTDGTLKDGTMYEPYPPERVGRERRLVLGKHAGRAGVKAALAEHDVAVDDDELSEVVRRVKELGDRGKRVTDADLLAITEDVQGRERDRHVELVDLSATSGGNLPTASVRLRIGDDKRVASGTGAGPVDAGLEAVRAALADDAAGEGVSFELDSYHVDAITGGTDAVVTVEVDLSRGDRSVSVSSTDADITRASVVAMVDGLDRLLAAEADATDADPDAVADD
- a CDS encoding cupin domain-containing protein — translated: MQKAAIDDVDVVANPMGVHDVRKPVSRALGTEHVAMNYFELAPGEAFAGGLHTHGDQEEVFYVLSGVATFEVGRDHERVDVEAGELIRFAPGEFQSGFVREDADEDVVAWAFGAPGARHDWDQIESLIECRECDAERVHATELTDAGRFRFTCTECGTSFSP
- the mfnA gene encoding tyrosine decarboxylase MfnA, whose translation is MQQPEPQSFDRVLSSMCTEPHPAAREAAERYLATNPGDPATYESIAALEARAVELLATVTDHPTPTDATGYVTSGGTEANVQAVRSARNRHDAGDVNVVVPESGHFSFHKAAELLDVELRTVPVDDEYRARTDAVEAAVDETTALVVGVAGSTEYGRVDPIPALTRIAHDAGARMHVDAAWGGFVLPFTDADWLFADAPVDTLTIDPHKFGQAPVPAGGLLARDAAALDALAVDTPYLETRSQATLTGTRSGAGVAGAVAAMEALWREGYREAADRAAANAEWLAAALDERGYDVVDPELPLVAAAVPEPEFDALREAGWKVSRTASGELRVVCMPHVTREALRRLVADLDQIRR